One Argonema galeatum A003/A1 genomic region harbors:
- the recA gene encoding recombinase RecA, which translates to MAIATNDTAGKEKALNLVLKQIEQQFGKGAIVRLGDATRMRVETIPSGALTLDLALGGGLPKGRVIEIYGPESSGKTTVALHAIAEVQRSGGIAAFVDAEHALDPTYAAALGVDIENLLVSQPDNGESALEIVDQLVRSAAVDVVVIDSVAALVPRAEIEGDMGDSHMGLQARLMSQALRKITGNIGKSGCTVIFLNQLRQKIGVTYGNPETTTGGNALKFYASVRLDIRRIQTLKKGAEEFGIRVKVKVAKNKIAPPFRIGEFDIIFGKGISTMGCIVDIAEEIGVIIRKGAWYSYNGENIAQGRDNAIKYLDENAPVGKAIQQQIREKLDKGAVVSANSVAHPSDISEEEEMLEDVE; encoded by the coding sequence ATGGCTATTGCAACAAATGATACGGCTGGCAAAGAAAAAGCCCTAAACCTGGTACTCAAGCAAATTGAGCAACAATTTGGCAAAGGAGCCATAGTGCGCTTGGGAGATGCCACCCGGATGAGGGTAGAAACCATCCCCAGCGGCGCACTAACTTTAGATTTAGCCCTGGGTGGTGGCTTACCGAAGGGACGGGTAATTGAAATTTACGGCCCAGAAAGTTCAGGTAAGACGACAGTGGCGCTACACGCGATCGCGGAAGTGCAAAGATCTGGTGGCATTGCCGCCTTTGTCGATGCCGAACACGCCCTCGATCCGACCTACGCCGCTGCCCTGGGCGTCGATATTGAAAATCTGCTCGTTTCGCAACCGGACAATGGCGAATCAGCTTTAGAAATAGTCGATCAGCTAGTTCGTTCTGCGGCAGTTGATGTCGTAGTGATTGACTCCGTAGCGGCGCTGGTGCCTCGCGCTGAAATTGAAGGCGATATGGGTGATTCTCACATGGGTTTACAGGCTCGCTTGATGAGCCAAGCCCTGCGTAAGATCACGGGCAACATCGGTAAATCGGGCTGTACCGTAATTTTTCTCAACCAACTGCGCCAAAAAATCGGCGTCACCTACGGTAACCCAGAAACCACCACCGGCGGTAACGCGCTCAAGTTCTACGCCTCAGTGCGACTGGACATTCGCCGCATTCAAACTTTGAAAAAAGGCGCAGAAGAATTTGGTATCCGCGTCAAAGTCAAAGTTGCCAAAAATAAAATCGCTCCCCCCTTCCGCATTGGCGAGTTTGACATTATCTTCGGCAAAGGCATTTCCACTATGGGCTGTATTGTGGACATTGCCGAAGAGATCGGCGTGATTATCCGTAAAGGAGCTTGGTACAGCTACAATGGTGAAAATATCGCCCAAGGTCGAGACAACGCCATCAAGTATTTAGATGAGAATGCCCCAGTTGGCAAAGCAATTCAGCAGCAGATCCGCGAAAAACTAGATAAGGGAGCCGTAGTCTCTGCCAACTCGGTGGCGCATCCAAGCGATATATCCGAGGAAGAAGAGATGCTAGAGGACGTAGAATAA
- a CDS encoding FHA domain-containing protein yields the protein MEKRLGLYQVFLRIYEHNHGLLDEILQLENLSSPSLRGFTPAYVQGVVQGQQAYINTNLVEGKTQRLFQPQRVWVIGRDRRIALSVRDQWMSRRHAVIQYVHNEGFYLVDLNSTNGSFVNGEPVFKRVLLQDGDRIRLGSLAISFFFGQTCQTVEAVSPELLAQINGITQPQRAPIADPMFTSILEEEPFLAKPPKDTSTIDRQKAASENITSPSSLPHLSASERSEILDRFLSSRQTPVEKN from the coding sequence TTGGAAAAACGCCTCGGGTTATACCAGGTATTTTTAAGGATTTACGAGCATAATCACGGTTTACTGGATGAAATTCTCCAGTTAGAAAACTTATCCTCTCCATCTCTAAGGGGCTTTACACCAGCTTACGTACAAGGCGTGGTGCAGGGGCAGCAAGCTTATATAAACACCAATTTGGTTGAGGGGAAAACGCAGCGGCTATTTCAGCCTCAGAGAGTCTGGGTTATTGGGCGCGATCGTCGTATTGCCTTATCAGTTCGGGATCAATGGATGTCTCGTCGCCACGCCGTTATTCAGTACGTCCACAACGAAGGTTTTTACTTAGTTGACCTAAACAGCACCAACGGTTCCTTTGTCAACGGCGAACCCGTCTTCAAGCGCGTACTGCTCCAAGATGGCGATCGAATACGCCTGGGGAGTTTAGCCATTTCTTTTTTCTTCGGTCAGACTTGTCAAACAGTGGAGGCAGTATCCCCAGAGCTACTGGCTCAAATCAACGGAATTACACAGCCTCAAAGGGCACCAATAGCAGATCCCATGTTCACATCGATTTTAGAGGAGGAGCCATTCCTTGCCAAACCCCCAAAAGATACATCTACGATCGACAGACAGAAAGCCGCTTCCGAAAATATAACCTCACCATCTTCTTTGCCGCACTTGAGCGCATCTGAGCGCTCGGAGATTTTAGACCGCTTTCTCAGCAGTCGCCAGACGCCTGTGGAGAAAAATTGA
- a CDS encoding DUF1815 family protein, whose protein sequence is MFIRLAEQHRQFVQDLVMNLQALAVVLERRGYLASCYTCGGQMTSASFMVSLGDSHLIRFLVSDYGITWTEMRDDRELMKLEGAEAISQLQELADLVKYQFEPSEPCAVSAKADSKR, encoded by the coding sequence GTGTTTATTAGACTTGCAGAGCAACACCGCCAATTTGTTCAAGATCTAGTGATGAATCTTCAAGCGCTGGCGGTCGTCCTAGAGCGTAGAGGATACCTCGCTTCTTGCTATACCTGCGGCGGCCAAATGACGAGCGCCTCCTTTATGGTTAGTTTGGGGGACAGTCATTTGATTCGATTTTTGGTATCGGATTACGGCATCACTTGGACAGAGATGCGAGACGATCGGGAACTAATGAAGCTAGAAGGTGCAGAGGCCATCTCTCAGCTACAGGAACTGGCTGATTTGGTTAAATACCAATTTGAACCCTCGGAGCCTTGTGCTGTCAGCGCCAAAGCAGATTCCAAACGTTGA
- a CDS encoding DUF2839 domain-containing protein, whose protein sequence is MGEAKRRKATLGEKYGQESSLGRWLPVTKSQAEAFVQWTTRGAWIGIGLLVVAWVSVRFIGPALGWWQVN, encoded by the coding sequence ATGGGCGAAGCAAAGCGGCGTAAAGCCACACTCGGAGAAAAATACGGCCAAGAATCCTCCCTGGGCCGATGGTTACCAGTTACTAAATCTCAAGCAGAAGCGTTTGTTCAGTGGACAACTCGTGGTGCTTGGATTGGTATTGGCCTACTGGTTGTTGCCTGGGTTAGTGTCCGATTCATTGGCCCTGCCCTGGGTTGGTGGCAAGTTAATTAA
- a CDS encoding ATP-dependent DNA helicase, with translation MIEVEVHNSLRAFLRSLGAAYWPHHLTMARLVARALRLGRSALIQVGFPAGINQRYRLSYLAPALIWPGPVILVATEAVQQRLLKVEIPQLLGWIRNPKAIRTGNALPDADFQGLLLTTPEAWLADRLTTQELFGTGIPTIVDGVDDLEVWTRNQLTAAIEPKDWDQLMLAKPSQARAIRNARVQLTRAVFQHPPNPYECCLMEAPEQDILRRLYRELGNQDEAEGNISPADLDLPNVWKIFWQQFQSDGQLVWADIARRQGQFSLYCGPVDVASNLSSIWEQQPVVLIGGALELEAEAPMYRQRLGLGDLTCLKFSPDRQNELIHLYLPDGLPMPNTPQFQAALLLEIRRLLIVSTAVRGITVLLVSDTPLKAQVAAVLASEFGSRVQVEKTCLDDNGILVTGWEFWLAHQDVLPAPLLLAIATLPIPSLENPLVAGRVAYYKQQRQDWFRLYLLPEALTSLQRAIAPVRETQGALALLDSRVIHRSYGQQVLAALGPFARINYLDLNLLSSDR, from the coding sequence GTGATTGAGGTAGAAGTTCACAACTCACTACGAGCCTTCCTGCGATCGCTAGGAGCAGCATACTGGCCCCATCATTTAACGATGGCAAGGCTAGTGGCACGCGCCTTGCGATTGGGGCGCAGCGCCCTGATTCAGGTGGGATTTCCGGCGGGCATCAACCAGCGGTATCGCCTGAGCTATTTGGCACCAGCCTTGATCTGGCCGGGGCCAGTCATTCTGGTAGCCACCGAAGCCGTGCAGCAACGTCTGCTCAAGGTGGAAATTCCCCAGTTGCTGGGGTGGATTCGCAATCCGAAGGCGATCAGAACTGGCAATGCTTTGCCTGATGCGGATTTCCAGGGACTGTTACTCACCACGCCAGAAGCTTGGTTAGCCGATCGGCTGACAACGCAAGAGTTATTTGGCACTGGTATTCCTACGATTGTAGACGGCGTTGATGATTTGGAAGTTTGGACTCGTAACCAGCTGACTGCTGCGATCGAACCCAAGGACTGGGACCAACTGATGTTGGCGAAACCATCCCAGGCGAGGGCAATTCGCAATGCACGGGTGCAACTGACAAGGGCGGTGTTCCAGCATCCCCCCAATCCCTACGAATGCTGTCTGATGGAAGCGCCAGAACAAGATATCTTGAGGCGTTTGTATCGTGAATTAGGAAATCAAGATGAAGCAGAGGGAAATATATCGCCTGCTGACTTAGATTTACCAAATGTCTGGAAAATTTTTTGGCAGCAATTTCAAAGCGATGGACAGCTAGTTTGGGCTGATATTGCCCGCCGCCAAGGTCAGTTTTCTTTGTATTGCGGCCCAGTGGATGTGGCTTCAAATCTTAGCAGCATCTGGGAGCAACAGCCGGTGGTTTTAATCGGCGGTGCTTTGGAGTTGGAGGCAGAGGCTCCTATGTATCGCCAGCGCTTGGGGTTGGGAGATTTAACTTGTCTGAAGTTCTCTCCAGATCGTCAAAATGAATTGATTCATCTGTATCTGCCAGATGGACTGCCTATGCCCAATACGCCACAATTTCAAGCTGCTCTCCTGTTGGAAATCCGCAGACTGCTGATTGTTAGTACTGCAGTTAGGGGAATCACGGTTCTGTTAGTGAGCGATACGCCGCTCAAGGCTCAGGTGGCTGCGGTTCTGGCATCTGAATTTGGTTCGCGGGTTCAGGTGGAAAAAACTTGTTTGGATGATAATGGCATCTTGGTTACAGGTTGGGAATTTTGGCTGGCGCATCAGGATGTCCTACCGGCACCTCTTCTGTTGGCGATCGCAACGTTACCCATTCCCTCTTTGGAAAATCCCCTGGTGGCGGGTCGAGTTGCCTACTACAAGCAGCAGCGTCAGGATTGGTTTCGCCTGTATCTGTTGCCAGAAGCTCTTACCTCTCTGCAACGAGCGATCGCACCCGTGCGAGAAACCCAAGGCGCTCTAGCCCTGCTAGATAGCCGTGTCATCCACCGCAGCTACGGTCAACAGGTACTGGCTGCTCTGGGGCCTTTTGCCAGAATCAATTATTTAGACCTCAACCTTTTGAGTTCCGACCGCTAA
- the ctpA gene encoding carboxyl-terminal processing protease CtpA, with protein MKNRFFRLGLLLFVSIVFFLGWWTPPASAFTEEQKLITQVWRIVNQSYVDDTFNDQNWWFVRQKVIKEPLKNREETYAAIRQMLASLDDPFTRHLQPSQYRSLQVTTSGELTGVGLQIALDEETGDLQVLAPIAGSPAQEAGIQPRDRILEINGVPTKDISLDEAAARMRGPIGTSVTLTVARGQTEPQEIKLVRDRIALNPVFAELRGDSDSIAVGYIRLNQFNANAAKEFANAITRLEQQGANAYILDLRNNPGGLLQAGIEIARYWLDKGTIVYTVNRQGIIGSFDATDAALTKDPLVVLVNRGTASASEILAGALQDNHRAFLVGEKTFGKGLIQSLFDLSDGSGLAVTVAKYETPNHHDINKLGIMPDRVVTWEPIAPNQFATQADSQYQAALELLTSPAVLANASLK; from the coding sequence ATGAAAAATCGCTTCTTTCGGCTTGGACTTCTGCTATTCGTGTCAATTGTTTTCTTCTTGGGCTGGTGGACCCCGCCTGCCTCGGCTTTCACAGAAGAACAAAAATTGATAACTCAAGTCTGGCGAATTGTCAACCAGTCGTATGTTGATGACACATTCAACGATCAAAACTGGTGGTTTGTGCGGCAAAAGGTTATAAAGGAACCGCTGAAAAATCGAGAGGAAACTTACGCCGCAATTAGGCAAATGCTGGCAAGTCTAGACGATCCTTTTACGCGACATCTCCAGCCCAGTCAATATCGCAGTTTACAAGTAACAACTTCTGGAGAGCTAACAGGAGTAGGGCTGCAAATTGCCCTGGATGAAGAAACCGGCGACTTACAAGTTTTGGCACCTATTGCTGGTTCACCGGCCCAGGAGGCAGGCATTCAACCGCGCGATCGCATCTTGGAAATTAATGGTGTCCCAACAAAGGATATCAGCCTTGACGAAGCTGCTGCCCGTATGCGTGGGCCTATAGGGACTTCCGTCACCCTCACAGTAGCACGAGGTCAGACAGAACCACAAGAAATTAAACTGGTACGCGATCGCATTGCCCTCAATCCAGTGTTTGCAGAATTACGAGGGGATTCAGACAGTATCGCCGTTGGCTACATTCGCCTCAATCAATTTAACGCTAATGCAGCTAAAGAGTTCGCAAACGCCATAACACGCCTAGAGCAACAAGGAGCAAATGCCTACATTCTAGACCTGCGGAACAATCCAGGTGGTTTGTTGCAAGCAGGGATCGAAATTGCCCGCTACTGGTTGGATAAAGGCACGATCGTTTATACAGTAAACCGACAAGGAATCATCGGCAGCTTTGATGCCACAGATGCCGCCCTAACCAAAGATCCCCTAGTAGTTTTGGTCAATCGGGGAACTGCGAGTGCCAGCGAAATTCTCGCCGGTGCTTTGCAGGATAACCATCGCGCTTTCCTAGTAGGCGAAAAAACCTTTGGTAAAGGTTTAATCCAATCATTGTTTGACTTGTCGGATGGGTCTGGATTGGCAGTGACTGTTGCCAAGTATGAAACTCCCAACCATCACGATATCAATAAGTTGGGTATTATGCCCGACCGAGTTGTCACCTGGGAACCGATTGCCCCGAACCAATTTGCTACACAGGCAGATAGTCAATATCAAGCAGCCTTAGAATTGTTGACATCTCCGGCTGTTCTTGCCAATGCTTCTTTAAAATGA
- a CDS encoding histidine kinase, with product MPTPCHIVVEGNPVIVYASRNGAPNKILPILQPFLEKFWEERDTCGEYCDTPECLVAQIVVRFGYEICEDDFSNLRVGVNYDPNVEYIYSIGLDRTINVWVPETEYRSNPSLELKGCRQLANQLC from the coding sequence ATGCCTACACCTTGTCACATCGTTGTAGAAGGCAACCCTGTAATCGTCTACGCCAGCAGAAATGGCGCACCTAATAAAATCCTGCCCATCCTCCAACCCTTTCTAGAGAAGTTCTGGGAAGAAAGAGACACCTGCGGAGAATACTGCGATACTCCTGAGTGCTTAGTAGCTCAGATTGTCGTTAGGTTCGGCTATGAGATTTGCGAAGATGATTTTTCTAACTTGAGAGTTGGCGTCAACTACGACCCGAACGTTGAATATATCTATTCGATCGGATTGGATCGTACAATTAACGTTTGGGTTCCAGAAACTGAGTATCGCAGCAATCCCAGTTTGGAATTAAAAGGCTGTCGTCAATTGGCCAATCAGCTTTGCTGA
- a CDS encoding SLBB domain-containing protein, giving the protein MVGAGFKDSSKVRQSIMGLILLALFPLAYSVPSLAQTPRGRTSSVQAERAYTLGAGDRIQLDIFNVPEYSREYQILVNGTVNLALIGSVSLQGLTLEQGANVISNRYARYLRRPIVTVSLVAPRPLQVAISGEVNRPGSYIIPLTASGGAVQQPTLTQALTLAGGITQSANLRAARVRRVVRGGTQTINVDLFALLRGGDLNQDITLRDGDSIFISPTANINLADAPIKAEASFAPAQNQPLNVVVVGEVTRPGPLVVLPDQSGARPSVSRAIQVAGGLTQSADLGRVQVRRTTRGGRVQSIAVNLNRLLQAGDRTQDLILQQGDTVVVPTAANINLQQAFQTANTSLAPTQIQTLNVVVAGEVTRPGPQLIPPDASGAQSSVSRAIQIAGGVNQSADLSRVQVRRTGRGGGMQTITVNLEQLLAAGDRSQDLIIQQGDTIYIPPTATINLAETARIARATYAPTQPQPINIVVAGEVTRPGPYTVQAAQAGALPTLSRAIQVAGGTTQSADIGQIQIRRLTQSGTEQFTSVDLNQLLRGGDRRQDLYLQEGDTIVVPTSREVNVAQSLDIASSSFAADPSQPLNVAVVGEVQRPGTYTLQTVRPAAGAPGSLPSFAGLPTVSQAVQLAGGITQSADIRRIEVRRNTRAGYQQTLSVNFWQLLQSGDRSQDVVLQQGDTIFVPVATDVNPAEAAQIAQASISPATIRVNVVGEVVRPGLVQVPPNTPLNQAVLAAGGFNNRARKSFVDLLRLNSNGTVSRRGVEVDFAKGISEEGNPTLRDNDVIVVRRSTIAGISDTLGTILNPVGSFFSLFNFFRIFGNFQ; this is encoded by the coding sequence ATGGTTGGTGCAGGTTTTAAAGATTCCAGCAAAGTACGCCAATCTATTATGGGTTTGATCCTGTTGGCTTTATTCCCTCTAGCCTACTCGGTTCCCAGTTTGGCTCAGACACCACGAGGTCGTACCAGTTCGGTACAGGCCGAAAGAGCTTACACTTTAGGAGCTGGCGATCGCATTCAACTGGATATCTTCAACGTCCCCGAATACAGTCGGGAATACCAGATCTTGGTGAATGGCACCGTAAATCTGGCTCTGATTGGCAGCGTGTCGCTTCAGGGACTTACGCTCGAACAAGGTGCCAACGTAATTTCCAATCGATATGCCCGCTACCTCAGACGCCCGATCGTTACCGTCAGTTTGGTAGCGCCGCGACCCTTGCAAGTGGCGATATCAGGAGAAGTTAATCGTCCCGGTTCTTACATCATTCCCCTAACCGCCTCAGGTGGAGCTGTGCAACAGCCAACGCTGACGCAGGCGCTTACCCTTGCAGGAGGCATTACTCAATCGGCTAACCTGCGAGCCGCTCGGGTACGTCGCGTAGTACGCGGTGGAACGCAAACCATCAACGTAGATCTCTTTGCATTGCTAAGAGGAGGCGACCTCAATCAAGACATCACTTTGCGGGATGGGGACAGCATCTTTATTTCCCCTACAGCCAACATAAACCTGGCAGATGCACCCATAAAAGCAGAGGCTAGCTTCGCTCCCGCTCAAAATCAACCGCTGAATGTAGTCGTAGTTGGGGAAGTGACTCGTCCCGGCCCTCTGGTAGTTCTGCCAGATCAAAGCGGGGCAAGACCCAGCGTGTCGCGGGCAATTCAAGTGGCTGGAGGACTAACTCAATCTGCCGACTTGGGCCGGGTGCAGGTACGGCGTACCACGCGAGGCGGCAGAGTACAAAGCATCGCTGTGAATCTCAATCGGTTGTTGCAGGCGGGCGATCGCACTCAGGACTTGATATTACAACAGGGAGATACAGTTGTTGTGCCAACCGCAGCCAACATAAACTTACAACAGGCATTTCAAACAGCAAACACCAGCTTAGCTCCCACCCAAATTCAAACTTTGAATGTTGTCGTAGCAGGCGAAGTAACTCGTCCCGGTCCCCAGCTAATCCCGCCAGATGCAAGCGGAGCCCAATCCAGCGTGTCGCGGGCAATTCAAATCGCCGGAGGAGTCAACCAATCAGCCGATCTCAGTAGAGTTCAGGTACGCCGGACTGGACGAGGCGGTGGAATGCAAACCATCACGGTAAATCTGGAGCAGCTATTGGCGGCAGGCGATCGCTCCCAAGACCTAATCATACAACAGGGAGATACCATCTATATCCCCCCCACAGCCACCATAAACCTAGCAGAAACGGCTCGCATAGCAAGAGCAACTTATGCTCCCACTCAACCTCAACCCATAAATATTGTCGTAGCCGGTGAAGTGACTCGTCCTGGCCCTTATACCGTTCAGGCAGCTCAAGCAGGTGCTTTGCCTACCTTGTCGCGGGCGATTCAAGTTGCGGGGGGAACTACGCAATCGGCTGATATCGGGCAAATACAGATTCGCCGACTGACTCAAAGCGGTACAGAACAATTCACCAGCGTGGATCTTAATCAGTTGTTGCGGGGGGGCGATCGTCGTCAGGACTTGTACTTGCAAGAGGGAGATACAATTGTTGTTCCAACGAGCAGAGAGGTCAATGTAGCGCAATCCCTCGATATAGCATCTTCCAGCTTTGCAGCCGATCCATCTCAACCTTTGAATGTCGCCGTGGTAGGGGAAGTGCAGCGTCCCGGTACTTACACCCTTCAGACGGTTAGACCGGCAGCTGGGGCACCCGGTTCCCTACCTTCTTTCGCTGGGCTACCCACCGTGTCCCAGGCGGTTCAACTGGCCGGGGGAATCACTCAATCTGCTGATATCCGCCGCATTGAGGTGCGCCGAAATACGCGAGCGGGGTATCAACAAACGCTAAGCGTTAACTTTTGGCAGCTGTTGCAGTCGGGCGATCGCTCTCAAGATGTGGTATTACAGCAGGGAGATACAATTTTTGTGCCTGTTGCCACCGATGTCAACCCAGCAGAAGCAGCCCAAATAGCCCAAGCCAGTATTTCTCCCGCTACGATTAGAGTCAATGTGGTTGGAGAGGTAGTCAGACCAGGGCTTGTACAGGTGCCACCCAATACACCGTTGAACCAAGCTGTCCTAGCAGCAGGAGGATTTAACAATCGCGCTCGCAAAAGCTTCGTAGACTTGCTTCGCCTTAACTCAAACGGTACAGTTTCTCGACGAGGTGTGGAAGTGGATTTTGCCAAAGGAATTAGTGAGGAAGGCAACCCTACACTCCGGGATAACGACGTGATCGTCGTGCGTCGCTCTACCATAGCTGGTATCTCCGACACTTTGGGTACAATTTTAAATCCAGTAGGTAGTTTCTTCTCGCTATTCAACTTTTTCAGAATCTTCGGAAACTTTCAATAA